In one Macaca fascicularis isolate 582-1 chromosome 6, T2T-MFA8v1.1 genomic region, the following are encoded:
- the SLC30A5 gene encoding proton-coupled zinc antiporter SLC30A5 isoform X3, which produces MEEKYGGDVLAGPGGGGGGGLGPVDVPSARLTKYIVLLCFTKFLKAVGLFESYDLLKAVHIVQFIFILKLGTAFFMVLFQKPFSSGKTITKHQIVGSLKIPGRKEFKDKKLNDPRKLVRN; this is translated from the exons ATGGAGGAGAAATACGGCGGGGACGTGCTGGCCGgccccggcggcggcggcggcggcggccttGGGCCGGTGGACGTACCCAGCGCTCG attaacAAAATACATTGTGTTATTATGTTTCACTAAATTTTTGAAGGCTGTCGGACTTTTCGAATCATATGATCTCCTAAAAGCTGTTCACATTGttcaattcatttttatattaaaacttgG GACTgcattttttatggttttgtttcAAAAGCCATTTTCTTCTGGGAAAACTATTACCAAACACCAG atAGTTGGATCACTAAAAATTCCTGGtagaaaagaatttaaagacaaaaagttAAATGATCCTAGGAAACTAGTGAGAAACTGA